From Leifsonia sp. fls2-241-R2A-40a, one genomic window encodes:
- a CDS encoding dodecin encodes MTNRTYRVIEIVGTSPEGTDAAIRNGIERASQTIRDIDWFEVTDTRGEVEDGRVAHFQVTLKVGFRLEHLTE; translated from the coding sequence GTGACGAACCGCACATACCGAGTGATCGAGATCGTGGGCACGTCGCCCGAGGGAACCGATGCGGCGATACGCAACGGGATCGAGCGGGCGTCGCAGACGATCCGCGACATCGACTGGTTCGAAGTGACCGACACCCGCGGGGAAGTGGAGGATGGACGCGTGGCGCACTTCCAAGTGACCCTGAAGGTGGGATTCCGGCTCGAACACCTCACCGAGTGA
- a CDS encoding 2-deoxy-5-keto-D-gluconate 6-phosphate aldolase domain-containing protein, which yields MSRDDILTADGAHPLFILAMDHRDSLVKHVYGIDGEPTADDDRRIAADKLAVFQGAAAARDRLPAGRPGVLVDERYGAEVARAARDAGFALIMPIERSGQDFFRLEYGDFDSTEWLDRLAAFAPDAAKVLVRDNPGFDSEQRRLQQDHLAQVSTRLREAGIPLIIELLVPDAAPHPADDYDDAVRPGLTVDLLREFRAHGVEPDIWKLEGYDASRDAALVSETAREGGRSHVRCIVLGRDSDEQHLDRWLRVAAPVDGFVGYAIGRSIWEQPLTDELAGRIDRSELQRRVGESYVHYSGVYANAAHVRDANPAGATA from the coding sequence ATGAGCAGAGACGACATCCTGACCGCGGATGGTGCCCATCCACTCTTCATCCTGGCGATGGACCACCGCGATTCGCTGGTGAAGCACGTCTACGGCATCGACGGCGAACCGACCGCGGACGACGATCGGCGCATCGCCGCGGACAAGCTGGCGGTGTTCCAGGGAGCTGCGGCTGCGCGCGACCGTCTGCCTGCGGGACGGCCCGGCGTCCTCGTCGACGAACGGTATGGCGCGGAGGTGGCACGAGCCGCACGCGACGCGGGCTTTGCACTCATCATGCCGATCGAGCGTTCGGGTCAGGACTTCTTCCGGCTCGAGTACGGCGACTTCGACTCGACCGAGTGGCTCGACCGCCTGGCCGCGTTCGCTCCGGACGCGGCCAAGGTGCTCGTCAGAGACAATCCCGGTTTCGACAGCGAGCAGAGACGACTGCAGCAGGACCATCTCGCGCAGGTGAGCACCCGTCTTCGTGAGGCCGGCATCCCCCTGATCATCGAGCTGCTCGTCCCTGACGCCGCGCCGCACCCGGCCGACGACTACGACGATGCCGTCCGCCCGGGGCTCACCGTCGACCTCCTCCGCGAATTCCGTGCGCACGGGGTGGAGCCGGACATCTGGAAGCTGGAGGGGTACGACGCCTCTCGCGACGCCGCTCTCGTGTCCGAGACGGCCCGGGAAGGCGGCCGGTCCCACGTCCGCTGCATCGTTCTGGGACGCGACTCGGACGAGCAGCACCTGGATCGCTGGCTGCGGGTCGCTGCGCCGGTCGACGGGTTCGTCGGCTATGCGATCGGCCGCAGCATCTGGGAGCAGCCGCTCACCGACGAGCTCGCCGGCCGGATCGACCGCAGCGAACTGCAGCGCAGGGTCGGAGAGTCCTACGTCCATTACTCGGGCGTCTACGCGAACGCTGCG
- a CDS encoding GNAT family N-acetyltransferase, whose product MSSTEHTISAPGFTIEPLVVPDSVDAADAADFIAMAAVRSSVEAEQRGDASAEVMTAADLLPAWKDPSRQMTGVVAKVDGRVVARANLALPVGASECWGAVSVLPGFRGRGIGSALYDRLERMARDAGRTTIQNQTTFPAGTEGPTLPAPTGFGSVPLALGSTRFLQRQGFSLEQVGRVSALPLPLDAAAFSARMEVAVAAASGYRTVSWQRRTPEEWLEALALLHTRMSTDAPNAGMQQTEDVWTVERVREFDDLWADSPRTALTTIAVEEATGEAAGFTQLEVPAEPDRPAEQTDTLVLREHRGRRLGMLMKLTNLRRLTALFPAWRSVETVNAEENRPMLDVNESIGFTAVAYVAGWRKDIGAGTTGME is encoded by the coding sequence ATGTCATCTACAGAGCACACCATCAGCGCGCCCGGATTCACTATCGAGCCGCTCGTCGTCCCGGACAGCGTCGACGCGGCGGATGCCGCGGACTTCATCGCGATGGCCGCGGTGAGGAGCAGCGTCGAAGCGGAGCAGCGCGGGGATGCATCGGCCGAGGTCATGACCGCGGCCGACCTGCTGCCCGCGTGGAAGGACCCGTCACGGCAGATGACCGGAGTCGTCGCCAAGGTCGACGGGCGCGTGGTCGCCCGGGCGAACCTGGCGCTTCCCGTCGGGGCCAGCGAGTGCTGGGGCGCGGTGTCCGTCCTCCCGGGGTTCCGAGGGCGCGGCATCGGCTCGGCGCTGTACGACCGGCTCGAGCGCATGGCGCGGGATGCCGGGCGCACGACCATCCAGAACCAGACGACGTTCCCCGCGGGCACGGAGGGCCCCACCCTCCCGGCGCCGACGGGGTTCGGTTCCGTGCCGCTCGCCCTCGGGTCGACCCGGTTCCTGCAGCGTCAGGGGTTCTCGCTCGAACAGGTGGGTCGCGTCAGCGCGCTGCCCCTGCCGCTCGATGCCGCTGCGTTCTCCGCCCGCATGGAGGTGGCGGTGGCGGCAGCCTCCGGCTACCGGACGGTCTCCTGGCAGCGACGCACACCCGAGGAGTGGCTCGAGGCGCTCGCCCTGCTGCACACCAGGATGAGCACCGACGCACCCAACGCGGGCATGCAGCAGACGGAAGACGTCTGGACGGTCGAACGGGTCCGGGAGTTCGACGACCTGTGGGCGGACAGCCCCCGCACCGCGCTCACCACCATCGCGGTCGAAGAGGCGACGGGAGAGGCCGCCGGGTTCACGCAGCTCGAGGTGCCCGCCGAGCCGGACCGCCCGGCCGAGCAGACGGACACGCTGGTGCTGCGCGAGCACCGCGGACGCCGGCTCGGGATGCTGATGAAACTCACCAACCTGCGCCGACTCACGGCCCTGTTCCCCGCCTGGCGGAGCGTGGAGACGGTGAACGCCGAGGAGAACCGCCCCATGCTCGACGTCAACGAGTCGATCGGCTTCACCGCGGTCGCCTACGTAGCGGGGTGGCGCAAGGACATAGGAGCGGGGACCACGGGTATGGAGTGA
- a CDS encoding cytochrome P450 has translation MTRYDDIVEALHDPGTFSSTPVVPELPSPWRERFDGRVPSRGTLIGLDNPDHDRLRASVNTFFVPRRLARYEPWIRDEAHRMIDGFVGDGEADLKTAFALPLPLKVIAHVVGLDAERSEWIGAALGFFLGPRDLYHSGTPEEKAERLLELHDYILQVMAERKRDRRDDLISHVWNEREAGLEMTDFEMLSMFPGLMLAGHETSSNLICTALLNLLPDQGRWEQAQRDDASRAEALEELFRFESAITGMKRLVTQDTVLGGVRLTAGEQVFLAYASGSRDAARFAHPDSLDLERTWAVPHLGFGQGVHACLGAPLARLLLRVELDVLHERLHDLRLAVSPPEVEHTVVSEGRGIVALPLRWTPEPVVRQEPSPTWQPAEREEPVTTQPIVETRAVVVTGRRALTEDVVELVLAADDGDALPAWEAGAHIDLELPDGALRQYSLCGRPSDRELRIAVLLEKAGRGGSRQVHDAVRIGDRLRIRGPRNHFRLRPASFALFVAGGIGITPLLPMIDELQRRGTDWRLLFLGRDRRRMPYLDELLDQYGHQVYAWPSAERGRYDLDDIWRRMPAGETAVYACGPEQLLAALEESARRNGTENRLVVERFAAQRVDHQPNRPVEVVLARRRRTVTIDADESILDGLNRVGANILSTCREGTCGTCEVRVLEGVPEHRDSVLSLEERLANASMMTCVSRCRGNRLVLDV, from the coding sequence GTGACGCGCTACGACGACATCGTCGAAGCGCTTCACGACCCCGGGACTTTCTCGTCGACGCCAGTGGTGCCGGAGCTGCCCTCGCCGTGGAGGGAGCGGTTCGACGGTCGTGTTCCCAGCCGCGGCACCCTGATCGGACTGGACAACCCGGACCATGATCGTTTGCGCGCGAGCGTGAACACCTTCTTCGTCCCCCGGCGGTTGGCGCGGTACGAGCCGTGGATCCGGGACGAGGCGCATCGGATGATCGACGGCTTCGTCGGGGATGGCGAAGCGGACCTGAAGACGGCGTTCGCTCTGCCCCTCCCCTTGAAGGTGATCGCTCACGTCGTCGGCCTCGACGCGGAGCGATCCGAGTGGATCGGCGCGGCTCTGGGCTTCTTCCTCGGCCCTCGCGACCTGTACCACTCGGGCACTCCTGAGGAGAAGGCGGAGCGGCTTCTCGAGCTGCACGACTACATCCTGCAGGTGATGGCGGAGCGGAAGCGCGACCGTCGTGACGATCTCATCAGCCACGTCTGGAATGAGCGCGAGGCCGGCCTGGAGATGACGGACTTCGAGATGCTCTCGATGTTTCCGGGGCTGATGCTGGCGGGCCACGAGACCTCGTCCAACCTCATCTGCACCGCGCTGCTGAATCTGTTGCCCGACCAGGGCCGGTGGGAGCAGGCGCAGCGGGACGACGCGTCGCGGGCGGAGGCGTTGGAAGAGCTGTTCCGGTTCGAATCCGCCATCACCGGCATGAAACGACTGGTGACCCAGGACACGGTGCTGGGCGGGGTCCGTCTGACCGCGGGCGAGCAGGTGTTCCTCGCGTACGCGTCCGGTTCGCGCGACGCAGCGCGATTCGCTCACCCGGACTCGCTCGACCTCGAGCGCACGTGGGCGGTCCCCCATCTCGGCTTCGGACAGGGAGTGCACGCGTGCCTCGGCGCGCCACTCGCACGCTTGCTCCTCCGCGTCGAGCTCGATGTGCTGCACGAGCGCCTGCACGACCTGCGACTCGCGGTGTCGCCCCCGGAGGTCGAGCACACGGTGGTGAGCGAAGGGCGCGGCATCGTGGCCCTGCCGCTCCGTTGGACGCCGGAGCCGGTTGTCCGCCAGGAGCCGTCCCCGACCTGGCAACCCGCCGAGCGGGAGGAACCCGTGACGACACAGCCGATCGTAGAGACACGCGCTGTGGTCGTCACGGGCCGTCGAGCGCTGACCGAGGACGTCGTCGAGCTCGTCCTCGCTGCGGATGACGGCGACGCGCTCCCGGCCTGGGAGGCGGGAGCGCACATCGATCTCGAACTCCCCGACGGCGCGCTGCGCCAGTATTCACTGTGCGGCCGGCCCAGCGACCGCGAGCTGCGAATCGCGGTCCTCCTCGAGAAGGCCGGCCGCGGCGGGTCACGCCAGGTTCACGATGCCGTGCGAATCGGCGACCGGTTGCGCATCCGCGGACCACGGAACCACTTCAGACTCCGCCCGGCATCGTTCGCGCTCTTCGTCGCGGGCGGCATCGGGATCACACCCCTGCTGCCGATGATCGACGAGCTGCAACGACGCGGCACCGACTGGCGGTTGCTGTTCCTCGGACGTGATCGACGGCGCATGCCCTACTTGGACGAGTTGCTCGATCAGTACGGGCATCAGGTGTACGCCTGGCCGAGTGCAGAGCGCGGCCGATACGACCTCGACGACATCTGGCGCAGGATGCCCGCAGGCGAGACGGCGGTCTACGCCTGCGGCCCGGAGCAGCTGCTCGCCGCCCTCGAAGAGTCCGCCCGGCGGAACGGTACCGAGAATCGGCTCGTCGTGGAGCGGTTCGCGGCTCAGCGCGTAGACCACCAGCCGAACAGGCCCGTGGAAGTCGTGCTGGCTCGCCGTCGGCGAACCGTGACGATCGACGCGGACGAGAGCATCCTGGATGGGCTCAACCGAGTCGGCGCGAACATCCTCTCCACCTGTCGCGAGGGCACGTGCGGCACCTGCGAAGTGCGCGTCCTCGAGGGAGTGCCGGAACATCGGGACTCGGTCCTCAGCCTCGAGGAACGTCTCGCCAACGCCTCGATGATGACGTGCGTCTCTCGATGCCGGGGCAATCGGCTCGTGCTCGATGTCTAG